From a single Pleurodeles waltl isolate 20211129_DDA chromosome 8, aPleWal1.hap1.20221129, whole genome shotgun sequence genomic region:
- the LOC138248849 gene encoding uncharacterized protein: MLLEAIKSHGIEWVRQRITGAGSVSPMPQESQVRSPKRARKVPARYRDTDAQPAQHRASTVENIVLVPHKKVESPVLGTGGAPPAPVVLNAAPIQSPAVGGATNSNIGPIGHQNVVLKAVKQEVQVNVSGTAATLCRDIGSRMSSSLLGLRMEIKEKIWSGKCCDIFSLSDTEFVSKSDKKWTGRTLQNWTTGFCAYASVICERQPTLAPQLFAYMRLICGAERDFSGNAWLQYDAKFRWLKALDPEMAWDEIQTGLWFEMVKSTLIDMRSAKSPQKGRECWEYNKNACRKGDRCKFEHTCTFCGSRGHPEFRCFKKHGNGRRRIK; this comes from the coding sequence ATGCTCCTCGAAGCCATCAAGTCCCACGGCATTGAGTGGGTCCGACAGCGGATTACTGGAGCAGGCTCGGTATCACCCATGCCCCAGGAGAGCCAAGTCAGGTCTCCAAAGAGGGCCCGTAAAGTCCCCGCCAGGTATCGCGACACAGACGCACAGCCAGCCCAGCACAGGGCAAGCACTGTTGAGAACATCGTCCTTGTGCCCCACAAGAAGGTTGAGTCCCCAGTGTTGGGCACTGGTGGTGCCCCACCAGCTCCTGTGGTCTTGAATGCTGCGCCCATCCAGAGTCCAGCTGTCGGGGGTGCTACAAATAGCAACATTGGACCCATAGGGCATCAAAATGTTGTGTTAAAAGCAGTGAAACAAGAGGTGCAGGTCAATGTTTCAGGCACAGCTGCAACTTTATGTAGAGACATAGGCTCCAGAATGTCCTCCTCCCTCCTGGGTTTGCGGATggaaataaaagaaaagatttggagCGGAAAATGCTGTGACATATTTTCTCTGAGTGACACTGAATTTGTGTCTAAAAGCGACAAAAAGTGGACAGGCCGAACCTTACAAAACTGGACCACAGGTTTCTGCGCTTACGCTTCTGTCATCTGTGAAAGACAGCCAACGCTGGCCCCACAGCTGTTTGCCTACATGAGGTTGATTTGTGGCGCAGAAAGAGATTTTTCGGGCAATGCTTGGTTACAGTATGATGCCAAGTTTAGATGGTTGAAAGCCCTCGATCCAGAGATGGCCTGGGATGAGATCCAGACAGGTCTTTGGTTCGAAATGGTGAAATCTACCCTTATAGACATGAGGTCTGCTAAGTCCCCCCAGAAAGGGCGCGAGTGCTGGGAGTACAATAAAAACGCGTGTCGCAAAGGAGACCGGTGCAAGTTCGAGCACACATGCACTTTTTGTGGGTCACGGGGTCACCCAGAATTCAGGTGTTTTAAAAAACATGGCAATGGCAGACGACGTATCAAGTGA